The proteins below are encoded in one region of Drosophila santomea strain STO CAGO 1482 chromosome 2R, Prin_Dsan_1.1, whole genome shotgun sequence:
- the LOC120445317 gene encoding sine oculis-binding protein homolog isoform X1 has translation MSFLDVRKVCFGKSIARKLKRACESRKANFSPKRYIPHPAEMSAKTSPSSTSRDANVGSSSAIPVQIKKELPSDEIKEFAHNTMNELLGWYGFEGVDVDRLDLTAKTSRLLQSAAAAAVANQQSHQLHQMDPHPSLERKRASLLRSGRSSLAAAYHNNNNNNNNNGSSNKNNGGGSGSGSGRKGGLLNCSSTTTTPSDHDTRSSREEDSKSPQSIGKPAGAAHTEEKIDFSNCCWCHRPIAENAPDYLTSCDGPRYCSESCFAQSRRASFKKAKTCDWCKHVRHAVSYVDFQDGASQLQFCSEKCLNQYKMQIFCHETQAHLDMHPHLRDQAMDAGSEAGLITPDLWLRNCRSRSASPASTLSVSPGPPTAPATSRCPDSPPSHHPSKPLISVAPVSKLLAQKSPGPAGVPPPPPPPVQRHLAGKLGRRKRRGISSSSGSETVASLLQKQQQQHQHQQQQQQQQQTPQQHQAPPTLTADFGGSSVPLPPLSPMPSMQESPQPQQAPQVPPPQALPRGPTAIPASYFATPSNGVPMGHPFAGRPPPPPHHFMHPPPHGMMPRGFGPPFGPPLPPQMPELGSLLGAVPPVTVMVPYPIIIPLPIPIPVPLPVIDFYKAHLTPEERKRFEEQRTAPSRGENPEEQEQPQPLDCSKSRSELEDEKPDVEQQSESRQELDNDQEEDEKESIPKTNPDGDTNAGSPSISQESSPSPQQTHCIVRESTQSDPEADNQKLPKLKITRLQTKRTLIQTKEAAAECSRPLRKRKRIIDCDFQKMALKEPEVANDGEQSNGSSNKEADPDPEALCNMSGSHSNSGSAKTKK, from the exons GATCCTCGAGTGCGATTCCCGTTCAGATCAAAAAAGAACTGCCCAGCGATGAGATAAAG GAATTCGCGCACAACACCATGAACGAGCTGCTCGGCTGGTATGGATTCGAGGGTGTGGACGTGGATCGTCTCGACCTGACCGCCAAGACGTCGCGCCTGCTCCAAagtgccgccgccgcagcgGTGGCCAATCAGCAGAGCCACCAGCTGCACCAGATGGATCCGCATCCCAGTCTGGAGCGGAAGCGGGCCAGTCTGCTGCGCAGTGGCCGCAGTTCCTTGGCAGCAGCttaccacaacaacaacaacaacaacaacaacaatggcagcagcaacaagaacaacggGGGAggcagtgggagtgggagtggccGGAAGGGCGGACTGCtgaactgcagcagcaccaccaccacgccATCGGACCACGATACGCGAAGCTCACGGGAGGAGGACTCCAAGAGTCCGCAATCCATCGGGAAACCAGCGGGAGCTGCGCACACGGAGGAGAAAATAG ACTTCAGCAATTGCTGCTGGTGCCACCGACCGATTGCGGAGAATGCGCCGGATTACCTGACCAGTTGCGACGGACCGCGCTACTGCTCCGAGTCCTGCTTCGCCCAGAGCCGGAGGGCATCCTTCAAGAAGGCCAAGACCTGCGACTGGTGCAAGCATGTCCGCCACGCGGTGAGCTACGTGGACTTTCAGGACGGCGCCTCCCAGCTACAGTTCTGCTCGGAGAAGTGCCTCAACCAGTACAAGATGCAGATATTCTGCCACGAGACCCAGGCCCACCTGGACATGCATCCGCACCTGCGGGATCAGGCCATGGATGCGGGCAGCGAGGCTGGGCTGATAACCCCGGATCTGTGGCTTCGCAACTGCAGGAGTCGCTCTGCCTCGCCTGCCTCCACGCTCTCGGTGTCTCCGGGTCCGCCCACTGCTCCGGCCACCAGCCGCTGTCCGGACTCGCCGCCTAGTCATCATCCCAGCAAACCTCTGATCTCAGTGGCACCCGTCTCGAAGTTGCTGGCCCAGAAGAGTCCGGGACCCGCCGGagttcctcctcctccgccaccgCCTGTCCAGCGGCATTTGGCTGGAAAGTTGGGTCGCCGCAAGCGCCGAGGTATCTCCTCTTCCTCGGGCTCGGAAACTGTGGCCAGTCTGCtccagaaacagcagcagcaacaccaacaccaacagcagcaacagcaacagcaacagacaCCGCAGCAACATCAGGCACCTCCCACACTAACGGCTGACTTTGGTGGATCCAGTGTACCACTGCCTCCGCTCTCGCCCATGCCCAGCATGCAGGAGTCACCACAACCGCAGCAGGCTCCCCAGGTGCCCCCACCACAAGCTCTTCCACGGGGACCAACTGCCATCCCGGCCAGCTACTTCGCCACGCCCTCGAATGGTGTGCCCATGGGACATCCGTTTGCGGGTCGtccaccaccgcctccgcaTCACTTTATGCATCCACCTCCGCATGGCATGATGCCCCGTGGTTTTGGACCGCCCTTCGGACCACCGCTTCCCCCACAAATGCCCGAGCTGGGGTCTCTGTTGGGTGCTGTGCCGCCGGTGACCGTGATGGTGCCCTATCCGATCATCATCCCCCtgcccatacccatacccgTTCCTCTGCCAGTGATAGACTTCTACAAGGCACACCTAACTCCCGAGGAGAGGAAGCGTTTCGAAGAGCAGCGGACTGCTCCGAGCAGAGGGGAAAATCCAGAAGAGCAGGAGCAACCACAGCCGCTGGActgcagcaaaagcagaagtGAACTGGAGGATGAGAAGCCAGATGTGGAGCAACAAAGTGAGTCGCGCCAGGAGCTGGACAACGATCAGGAAGAGGATGAAAAGGAATCCATACCAAAGACAAATCCAGATGGGGACACCAACGCGGGTTCGCCATCTATTTCACAGGAATCATCTCCTTCACCGCAACAGACGCACTGCATCGTCAGGGAATCTACGCAATCCGATCCCGAGGCGGACAACCAGAAGCTGCCCAAGCTGAAGATTACGCGGCTGCAGACCAAACGGACACTCATTCAAACCAAAGAGGCGGCCGCCGAGTGTAGTCGACCGCTGCGCAAGCGCAAGAGGATCATCGACTGCGATTTCCAGAAAATGGCTCTTAAGGAACcggaagtggccaacgatgGCGAACAgagcaacggcagcagcaacaaggaggcggatccggatccggagGCATTGTGCAATATGAGCGGGAGCCACAGCAACAGTGGTAGTGCTAAAACTAAGAAGTAG
- the LOC120445317 gene encoding sine oculis-binding protein homolog isoform X2, protein MSAKTSPSSTSRDANVGSSSAIPVQIKKELPSDEIKEFAHNTMNELLGWYGFEGVDVDRLDLTAKTSRLLQSAAAAAVANQQSHQLHQMDPHPSLERKRASLLRSGRSSLAAAYHNNNNNNNNNGSSNKNNGGGSGSGSGRKGGLLNCSSTTTTPSDHDTRSSREEDSKSPQSIGKPAGAAHTEEKIDFSNCCWCHRPIAENAPDYLTSCDGPRYCSESCFAQSRRASFKKAKTCDWCKHVRHAVSYVDFQDGASQLQFCSEKCLNQYKMQIFCHETQAHLDMHPHLRDQAMDAGSEAGLITPDLWLRNCRSRSASPASTLSVSPGPPTAPATSRCPDSPPSHHPSKPLISVAPVSKLLAQKSPGPAGVPPPPPPPVQRHLAGKLGRRKRRGISSSSGSETVASLLQKQQQQHQHQQQQQQQQQTPQQHQAPPTLTADFGGSSVPLPPLSPMPSMQESPQPQQAPQVPPPQALPRGPTAIPASYFATPSNGVPMGHPFAGRPPPPPHHFMHPPPHGMMPRGFGPPFGPPLPPQMPELGSLLGAVPPVTVMVPYPIIIPLPIPIPVPLPVIDFYKAHLTPEERKRFEEQRTAPSRGENPEEQEQPQPLDCSKSRSELEDEKPDVEQQSESRQELDNDQEEDEKESIPKTNPDGDTNAGSPSISQESSPSPQQTHCIVRESTQSDPEADNQKLPKLKITRLQTKRTLIQTKEAAAECSRPLRKRKRIIDCDFQKMALKEPEVANDGEQSNGSSNKEADPDPEALCNMSGSHSNSGSAKTKK, encoded by the exons GATCCTCGAGTGCGATTCCCGTTCAGATCAAAAAAGAACTGCCCAGCGATGAGATAAAG GAATTCGCGCACAACACCATGAACGAGCTGCTCGGCTGGTATGGATTCGAGGGTGTGGACGTGGATCGTCTCGACCTGACCGCCAAGACGTCGCGCCTGCTCCAAagtgccgccgccgcagcgGTGGCCAATCAGCAGAGCCACCAGCTGCACCAGATGGATCCGCATCCCAGTCTGGAGCGGAAGCGGGCCAGTCTGCTGCGCAGTGGCCGCAGTTCCTTGGCAGCAGCttaccacaacaacaacaacaacaacaacaacaatggcagcagcaacaagaacaacggGGGAggcagtgggagtgggagtggccGGAAGGGCGGACTGCtgaactgcagcagcaccaccaccacgccATCGGACCACGATACGCGAAGCTCACGGGAGGAGGACTCCAAGAGTCCGCAATCCATCGGGAAACCAGCGGGAGCTGCGCACACGGAGGAGAAAATAG ACTTCAGCAATTGCTGCTGGTGCCACCGACCGATTGCGGAGAATGCGCCGGATTACCTGACCAGTTGCGACGGACCGCGCTACTGCTCCGAGTCCTGCTTCGCCCAGAGCCGGAGGGCATCCTTCAAGAAGGCCAAGACCTGCGACTGGTGCAAGCATGTCCGCCACGCGGTGAGCTACGTGGACTTTCAGGACGGCGCCTCCCAGCTACAGTTCTGCTCGGAGAAGTGCCTCAACCAGTACAAGATGCAGATATTCTGCCACGAGACCCAGGCCCACCTGGACATGCATCCGCACCTGCGGGATCAGGCCATGGATGCGGGCAGCGAGGCTGGGCTGATAACCCCGGATCTGTGGCTTCGCAACTGCAGGAGTCGCTCTGCCTCGCCTGCCTCCACGCTCTCGGTGTCTCCGGGTCCGCCCACTGCTCCGGCCACCAGCCGCTGTCCGGACTCGCCGCCTAGTCATCATCCCAGCAAACCTCTGATCTCAGTGGCACCCGTCTCGAAGTTGCTGGCCCAGAAGAGTCCGGGACCCGCCGGagttcctcctcctccgccaccgCCTGTCCAGCGGCATTTGGCTGGAAAGTTGGGTCGCCGCAAGCGCCGAGGTATCTCCTCTTCCTCGGGCTCGGAAACTGTGGCCAGTCTGCtccagaaacagcagcagcaacaccaacaccaacagcagcaacagcaacagcaacagacaCCGCAGCAACATCAGGCACCTCCCACACTAACGGCTGACTTTGGTGGATCCAGTGTACCACTGCCTCCGCTCTCGCCCATGCCCAGCATGCAGGAGTCACCACAACCGCAGCAGGCTCCCCAGGTGCCCCCACCACAAGCTCTTCCACGGGGACCAACTGCCATCCCGGCCAGCTACTTCGCCACGCCCTCGAATGGTGTGCCCATGGGACATCCGTTTGCGGGTCGtccaccaccgcctccgcaTCACTTTATGCATCCACCTCCGCATGGCATGATGCCCCGTGGTTTTGGACCGCCCTTCGGACCACCGCTTCCCCCACAAATGCCCGAGCTGGGGTCTCTGTTGGGTGCTGTGCCGCCGGTGACCGTGATGGTGCCCTATCCGATCATCATCCCCCtgcccatacccatacccgTTCCTCTGCCAGTGATAGACTTCTACAAGGCACACCTAACTCCCGAGGAGAGGAAGCGTTTCGAAGAGCAGCGGACTGCTCCGAGCAGAGGGGAAAATCCAGAAGAGCAGGAGCAACCACAGCCGCTGGActgcagcaaaagcagaagtGAACTGGAGGATGAGAAGCCAGATGTGGAGCAACAAAGTGAGTCGCGCCAGGAGCTGGACAACGATCAGGAAGAGGATGAAAAGGAATCCATACCAAAGACAAATCCAGATGGGGACACCAACGCGGGTTCGCCATCTATTTCACAGGAATCATCTCCTTCACCGCAACAGACGCACTGCATCGTCAGGGAATCTACGCAATCCGATCCCGAGGCGGACAACCAGAAGCTGCCCAAGCTGAAGATTACGCGGCTGCAGACCAAACGGACACTCATTCAAACCAAAGAGGCGGCCGCCGAGTGTAGTCGACCGCTGCGCAAGCGCAAGAGGATCATCGACTGCGATTTCCAGAAAATGGCTCTTAAGGAACcggaagtggccaacgatgGCGAACAgagcaacggcagcagcaacaaggaggcggatccggatccggagGCATTGTGCAATATGAGCGGGAGCCACAGCAACAGTGGTAGTGCTAAAACTAAGAAGTAG